A segment of the Curtobacterium sp. MCSS17_007 genome:
AGCACTTCCACCTGCAGGCCGGGGCGACCGCCACCGAGAACGTCGCCGACGGGTTGCTCTACACCGGGACCCCCCGACGGGAACGGCAGCGCCGTGCCGTGGCCGCCCTCGAGCGCGTCGGTCTCGGGCACCGGGTCGACCACCGCCCGCACGAGCTCTCCGGCGGGGAGAAGCAGCGCGTGGCCATCGCGCGGGCGATCGTCGGGGAGCCGACGATCCTGCTCGCCGACGAACCGACCGGCGCGCTCGACACGGCATCGGGTGCGGCGGTGCTCGAGCTGCTGCGGGAACTCAACGCGGCCGGCACCACCGTGCTCGTCATCACGCACGACCTCGAGCTCGCAGCTGCGCTCCCGCGTCAGGTCCGGATGCGGGACGGCGCGGTGCAGGAGGACGCGCAGGGGGTCCCGACCGACGCCCGGGTGCTCGCCGAGACGATCCGCGCCGACGGCACCGGGCTCGTCGGCGCGTACGGCTCGTCCGGCGGCACCGCAGACCGGGGATCGGGCCGGTGATCCGCCGGAACGCGGTCGGCGCCGCCGATCTGCTGCGGCTCGGCCTGTTCGGTCTGCGGACCCGTCCGACGCGGGTCGTGCTCTCCGCCCTCGGCATCGCGATCGGCATCGCCGCGATGATCGCGGTCGTCGGCATCTCGTCGTCGAGCAAGGCGAAGCTCGACCAGGTGCTCGACGCCCTCGGCACGAACGTGCTCACCGCGACGAAGGCACAGGGGTTCGGGGAGACCCCGCCCCTGCCGGAGACCGCGGTCGCGTCCGCCCAGCGGCAGGACGACGTCCTCGCGGCGGCCGGGGTCGGCAAGGTGGAGCAGGGGTACGTCTACCGGAACCCCTTCGTGTCACCGCTCGAGACGAAGGGGCTCGGCACGATGGCGGCGTGGGGCGACGTGCCCGCGGTCCTCGGTGGTCGTACGGCCTCCGGACGCTGGCTCGACACCCGACCGGACGCCGTCGACCAGGTGGTGCTCGGCTCCGAGGCTGCGGCGGCGCTCGGGATCGACCACGTGCGTCCCGACAGCCGTGTGTGGACGGGTGGGCGGTGGATCCAGGTCGTCGGGGTGCTCGAGCCGATGCAGCTCGCGCCCGACCTCGACTCCCAGGTCTTCGTCCCGCTCGGGACCGCGCGACGGCTCGGCTTCACCGGGAACCCGTCGGCCGTCTACACGCGCGTCGACCCCGAGCGGGTCGCCGAGGCGCGGGACGTCCTGGCTCGGGCGATCCACCCGGACAAGCCGAGCACGGTCGGCGTCACGAACCCGTCGGACGCGCTCGCCGCCAAGAACGCGACCGATGACTCGTTCACCGGGCTCCTGGTCGGGATCGGCGGGGTCGCGCTGCTCGTCGGCGGGATCGGCGTTGCGAACACGATGGTCATCACCGTGCTCGAACGGCGTGCCGAGGTCGGGGTGCGTCGGGCGCTCGGGGCGAGGCGACGGAACATCCGCGACCAGTTCCTGGTCGAGTCGCTGCTCCTGTCGTTGCTCGGCGGTGTCGTCGGCGTCGTGGTCGGGATCGGGGTCACCACGGTGTTCGCGATCGTGAACGGCGCCCCGGTCGCGGTACCCCCGTGGGCGGTGGTCGGCGGGCTCGGGTCGACCGTGGTCATCGGCGGGGTGTCCGGCATCTACCCGGCGGCGCGTGCGGCCCGCATCCCACCGACGTCGGCGCTCGCCGCGGTGTGAGCCGCAGGACGCACCGACTGGAGGCCCGGTGCCGGTTCCTGGAACCGGCACCGGGCCTCCAGGCCTAGGGTCCAGGGCATGCCTGAGCTGCCGATCCTGCGTCGCCTCACCGACTCCATCGAGCACGCCAGCGTGCTCGACAAGGCCGTCGACCTCGACACCCGTGCGGTGCGTGCCGTCGCCAAGCCGAAGGCGCTGCGGCAGCTGCTGCACGGTGTGCCCTTCGGACACCCGCTGCACCCGCTCATGGTGCAGGTGCCCCTCGGCGCGTGGATCTCGGCGTCCGTCCTCGACGCCATCGGCGGGAAGGGGAACGCACGTGCCGCGCAGACCCTCACCGGCGTCGGGATCGCATCGGCCGGGGGCGCGTCGCTCGCCGGGTACGTCGACTGGTCCGAGCTCTCCATCGAGCAGCGCCGGACCGGGTGGGTGCACCAGGCCGTGAACTGGGTCGGCATCACGTTCTTCGGACTCTCCTGGTGGCAGCGCCGGAAGGGCAACCACGCTGCGGGCAAGGCCCTCGGCCTCGTCGGCCTGGGTGTCGTCAGTGTCGGCGGCTACCTGGGCGGGCACCTGTCGTACCGGCAGCGCGCCGGCATCGGTTCGAGCGACCGCGTGCCGTACGACGACTGACGGCCCGCTCGACCGCCCCGGGAACGCCCGATCTGCTCCGGCAGGTCGGGCGTTCCTTCGTTCGTGTTGGTTTCGGGAAGAAACGGTTGCGTTCGTGTGACTTTCGGACGTACAGTTCCTGGAACCAACGAGAACGAAGGAGTTCGGGCATGTACGCAACCGAGCGGCAGGACGCCATCGCCGCCACGCTGCAGTCGGCCGGGCGGGTGTCCGTCGCCGACCTCGCCGAACACTTCGACGTGACGACGGAGACCGTCCGCCGCGACCTCGACGCACTCGAGACCGCCGGGGTCCTGCGCCGTGTGCACGGGGGAGCGGTGCCCGTCGGCCGCTCCAGCGTGGTCGAGCTCTCCGTCGCCGAGCGCGAGGGGCAGCACGGCACCGCGAAGACGGCGATCGCCCGCGCCGCGATGCGCCTGGTGCCGTCGACCTTCACCGGTTCGATCGCCCTCGACGCCGGCACCACCTGCGCGGCCGTCGCCGCCGAGCTGGCCCGCTGGGAGCCCGCGACCCCGGGCGCGACCCTGACCGTCGTCACGAACTCGGTACCGATCGCCGCCACCCTGCAGCACAGCGGGCACGTCGAACTGCACCTGCTCGGCGGCCGGGTGCGCGGGGTGACGAGCGCCGCGGTCGGCACGGCCACCGTCGAGCAGATCGGTGCGCTCCGCCCGGACATCGCCTTCGTCGGCACGAACGGACTCTCCGCCGGGTTCGGCCTGAGCACGCCCGACGAGTACGAGGCCGCCGTGAAGGGCGCCTACGTGCTCGCGGCCCGTCGCAGCGTCGTCCTCGCGGACGCCGCCAAGCACGGCGTCGAGGCGCTCATGCGCTTCGCCCGCCTCGACGAGGTCGACACCCTCGTCACCGACCAGGAGCCCCCGGCGGACCTCGCCGGCGCGCTCGCCGACGCCGACGTGGAGGTCGTGGTCGCATGAGCAGCACCCGCATCGTCACCGTGACGCCCAACCCGTCCCTCGACCGCACGATCGAGCTCGGCGGCGAACTGCAGCGCGGTGCCGTGCAGCGCGCCGTCCGCACCACGGCCGAGCCCGGCGGCAAGGGCGTCAACGTCTCCCGGGTCGTCGTCGCGAGCGGCGGGGACACCCTCGCCGTGCTGCCCGGCGACGAGCTCGACCCCGTGCTCCTCGGCCTGGCGACCCGGGGCATCCCGACCGCCGCGCTGCCGATCGGGGCCCCGCTGCGCTCGAACGTCACCGTCACCGAGCCGACCGGCACGACGACGAAGCTCAACGAGCCCGGCCCCTCGCTTGCCGGACGGATGGACGACCTTGCCGCGCTCGTCGCCGACGCTGCCGGCCCCACCCCGACCGGTCCCGCCGCCCGCTGGGTCGTCCTCGCCGGGTCCCTGCCGCCCGGCCTGCCCGACGACGCGCTCGCCGTGCTCGTCCGCGCGGTGCGTGCGCGGCACGGTGACACCGTCCGCATCGCGGTCGACTCGTCGGGCGTCCCCTTCACCGCGCTGCTGCAGTCCGGGGAGCGGATCGACCTGGTCAAGCCGAACGCCGAGGAGCTCGCCGAGGTCGTCGGCGGCGACCCCGAGGTCTACGAGCAGGACCTCGAGGCGGCCGTCGCCGCTGCCCACCGCCTGCGCGCCAAGCACGTCGACACCGTCCTGCTCACCCTGGGCAGTGCGGGCGCCGTGCTCGTCTGCGGCGAGGGCAGCCACGTCGCCGCAGCACCCCGCATCGTCGCCCGCTCGACGGTCGGCGCGGGTGACTCGTCCCTCGCGGGCTACCTGCTCGCCGAGGTCGCCGGGGCCACGGCCGCCGAGCGTCTCGCCCAGGCCGTCGCCACGGGAGCCGCCGCGGCGGCCCTGCCCGGCAGCGACGTGCCCGCCCTCGACCACACCGACCCCGGCAGCGTGACCGTCCGGACCCGGCACACGACGCAGGTCCCGGCGCCGATCGCCTGACCGATCCCGCAGCACCACCCCCGCCACCACTCCACGAACCAGCACTGCCCGCGCCACGGCGCCACTGCAAAGGAGCAACCCCATGTCCGCAGACACGACGCAGCGCCTCATCAGCGCCGAGCTCGTCGGCCTCGACGAGGACCTCGGCGCGACGTCGTCCGACGTCATCCGTGTGCTCGCCGACCGCGTCGCCGCGACCGGCCGCGCGGCCGACGGCGCCACCCTGGCCGAGGACGCCATCAAGCGCGAGGCGAGCGTCGGCACCGGTGTGCCCGGCGGCATCGCGATCCCGCACGCCCGGTCGGCCTCGGTGTCGAGCCCGACGCTGGCGTTCTCGCGCCTGGCGCGGAAGGTGCCGTTCGGCGCGCCGGACGGCGACGCCGACGTCGTCTTCATGATCGCCGTGCCCGAGGGGGCCGACAAGGACCACCTCACCGTCCTGTCGACCCTCGCCCGGGCGCTCATCCGCGAGGACTTCACCGCCGCACTCCGCGCCGCCGCGACCCCGCAGGAGGTCGTCGACCTGGTGCAGCGCGAGGTGGGCGGCGAGGTGGCCGCAGCCGGCGTCGGGGGCGCGAGCAGCGCCTCCGGGACGACGACGACCACGACGGCCACGACCGCCGCGATGGCAAGCGCGCCGGGCGCCGCTGCCGGAGCCGGCGCGACCGGTGCCCGCAAGGTCATCGTCGGCGTCACCGCGTGCCCGACCGGCATCGCGCACACCTACATGGCCGCCGATGCCCTCGTCGCCGCCGCCGAGCGCGCCGGTGCCGAGATGCACGTCGAGACGCAGGGCTCCTCGCAGGTCGAGCCGCTCGACCCGGCGCTCATCGCCCGCGCCGACGCCGTCGTGTTCGCGGTCGACGTCGACGTCCGCGACCGCAACCGCTTCGCCGGCAAGCCGCTGGTGTCCGGACCGGTCAAGCGCGGTGTCGACGAGCCCGACGCGATGATCGCCGAGGCCATCCGAGCAGCCGACGACCCGCACGCCGCGCGCGTGCAGGGCGGTGCCGCGATCGCGACCGAGTCGAACAAGGCCGACGAGCACTTCGGCCAGGCGCTCAAGCGCTGGCTGCTCACCGGTGTCTCCTACATGATCCCGTTCGTCGCGGGCGGCGGTCTCCTCATCGCCCTCGGCTTCCTGCTCTCCGGCTACGCGATCGCGCTGCCGCACGGCGACTCCGGCCAGAACAACGCCGTCTACACGCTGACGAACTACACGCTGCTCAACCTGCCGCCGGAGGGCCTCGACTACTACCTCGGCGCAGCGGCCTTCCAGATCGGCGGGGTGTCCCTCGGGTTCCTCGTCGCCGCGCTGGCCGGGTACATCGCCTACGCCATCGCCGACCGTCCGGGCATCGCGCCGGGCTTCGTCGCGGGGTCGATCGCCGTCTTCATGAACGCCGGCTTCCTCGGCGGGCTCGTCGGTGGTCTCATCGCCGGTGCCGCCGCGTACTGGATCGGTCGCATCCCGACCTGGCGCTGGCTCCGTGGCCTCATGCCGGTCGTGATCATCCCGCTCTTCGCGTCGATCATCGCCTCGGGCCTCATGCTCCTCGTGCTCGGCGGCCCGATCGCGTGGCTCATGACGCAGCTCACCAACTGGCTCAACTCGCTCAACGGCGCCTCGGCGATCCTGCTCGGTGTCATCCTCGGCCTGATGATGGCGTTCGACCTCGGTGGCCCGGTCAACAAGGTCGCCTACTCCTTCGCCGTCGCCGGGCTCGGTGCCGGCACCGCGACGAACGTCGTGCCGTTCGAGATCATGGCCGCTGTGATGGCAGCCGGCATGGTCCCGCCGCTGGCCCTGGCCCTCGCCTCGACCGTGCTGTACCGCAAGGGCTTCACGAAGCCGGAGCGCGAGAACGGCAAGGCCGCGTGGCTGCTCGGTGCGTCGTTCATCTCCGAGGGCGCGATCCCGTTCGCCGCGGCCGACCCGCTGCGCGTCATCCCCGCCTCGATGGTGGGCGCCGCGATCACGGGTGCGATCTCGATGGCGGCGGGCGTGACGTCGCGTGCCCCGCACGGCGGCATCTTCGTCTTCTTCGCCATCGGGGACATCCTGATGTTCATCGTCGCGATCCTGGCGGGCACGGTCGTCTCCGCGCTGGTCCTGGTCGGCCTGAAGAAGTGGGTGCGCAAGTCGCCGGCGGCAGAGTCCGCCGCCGCCGAGCAGGCAGCGGTGGCCGGCGAGACGGTCGGCCAGCGCGCACCGGCCGCGGCGTAGCTGTCGGCACCACCTGACGGACGGGAGGCTCGTGGCGGATCCGCCACGGGCCTCCCGTCCGTCGTCGTGCCGGGCGGTCCTGCGCTCCGTCGGGCCGTGCGACGCCCACGTCTCAGCGCGCACCGCGATCTGTCAGGACGCTCAGGGACACTGGCGGCATGACGACCGCCCTCACGCTGCCGCCGACCCCGCCCGCGATCACCACCGCAGCGGGGTCCCGACCCGAGGGCACCGAGGACCTCGGCGGGCTGTCGGGCTTCGTGCTGCAGCTCATCGACGCCCTGGGGGAGTGGGGCGTCGCGCTCATGCTCTTCGTCGAGACGGTCTTCCCGCCGATCCCGTCCGAGGTCATCCTGCCGCTCGCGGGCTTCCTGGCCGGAGCGGGGCAGATGAACCTCGTGCTCGTGCTGCTGCTCGCGACGCTCGGCTCCTACCTCGGAGCCCTCGTGCTCTACTGGCTCGGTGCCGTGATCGGGTTCGAGCGGACCGTGAAGCTGCTGGGTCGGCTGCCGCTCGTCGACGAGGACGACTTCCGCAAGGCCGCCGACTGGTTCCACCGGCACGGCAAGAGCGCCGTGTTCTTCGGTCGCTTCGTGCCCATCGTGCGCAGCCTGATCTCGCTGCCCGCCGGAGCCGACCGCATGCACCTGGTGCCGTTCTCGGTCTTCACGATCATCGCCAGCGGCATCTGGAACAGCGCACTCGTCCTGCTCGGCGCGGCCTTCGGCACGCAGTACGACAAGGTCGAGCAGTACACCGAGTGGATCGACCGGGTGCTCTACGTCGCGATCGCGGTCGTGGTCGTCACGTTCGTGGTCCGGCGCATCCGCCGGGTGCGCGCAGACCGGGCGGAGCAGCGGGCGGCGACGCAGGACGGCGCCAGGGCCGGAGCCGCCCGCGGACGCCGCCGTGCGACGCCCGCGAACGACTGACGGGTCACTTCTTCGTGAGGGCCGACTCCTTGTGCGCGGCCTTCTTGCCGGACTTCTCCGACTCGACGATC
Coding sequences within it:
- a CDS encoding ABC transporter ATP-binding protein, with product MVALRDVVKTHGDVHALRGVSLDVRAGELVAVVGPSGSGKSTMLNIVGTLDRPTSGTLTIAGNRVDAMRDDDLSAQRAEHIGFVFQHFHLQAGATATENVADGLLYTGTPRRERQRRAVAALERVGLGHRVDHRPHELSGGEKQRVAIARAIVGEPTILLADEPTGALDTASGAAVLELLRELNAAGTTVLVITHDLELAAALPRQVRMRDGAVQEDAQGVPTDARVLAETIRADGTGLVGAYGSSGGTADRGSGR
- a CDS encoding ABC transporter permease, translated to MIRRNAVGAADLLRLGLFGLRTRPTRVVLSALGIAIGIAAMIAVVGISSSSKAKLDQVLDALGTNVLTATKAQGFGETPPLPETAVASAQRQDDVLAAAGVGKVEQGYVYRNPFVSPLETKGLGTMAAWGDVPAVLGGRTASGRWLDTRPDAVDQVVLGSEAAAALGIDHVRPDSRVWTGGRWIQVVGVLEPMQLAPDLDSQVFVPLGTARRLGFTGNPSAVYTRVDPERVAEARDVLARAIHPDKPSTVGVTNPSDALAAKNATDDSFTGLLVGIGGVALLVGGIGVANTMVITVLERRAEVGVRRALGARRRNIRDQFLVESLLLSLLGGVVGVVVGIGVTTVFAIVNGAPVAVPPWAVVGGLGSTVVIGGVSGIYPAARAARIPPTSALAAV
- a CDS encoding DUF2231 domain-containing protein: MPELPILRRLTDSIEHASVLDKAVDLDTRAVRAVAKPKALRQLLHGVPFGHPLHPLMVQVPLGAWISASVLDAIGGKGNARAAQTLTGVGIASAGGASLAGYVDWSELSIEQRRTGWVHQAVNWVGITFFGLSWWQRRKGNHAAGKALGLVGLGVVSVGGYLGGHLSYRQRAGIGSSDRVPYDD
- a CDS encoding DeoR/GlpR family DNA-binding transcription regulator; translated protein: MYATERQDAIAATLQSAGRVSVADLAEHFDVTTETVRRDLDALETAGVLRRVHGGAVPVGRSSVVELSVAEREGQHGTAKTAIARAAMRLVPSTFTGSIALDAGTTCAAVAAELARWEPATPGATLTVVTNSVPIAATLQHSGHVELHLLGGRVRGVTSAAVGTATVEQIGALRPDIAFVGTNGLSAGFGLSTPDEYEAAVKGAYVLAARRSVVLADAAKHGVEALMRFARLDEVDTLVTDQEPPADLAGALADADVEVVVA
- a CDS encoding hexose kinase, which produces MSSTRIVTVTPNPSLDRTIELGGELQRGAVQRAVRTTAEPGGKGVNVSRVVVASGGDTLAVLPGDELDPVLLGLATRGIPTAALPIGAPLRSNVTVTEPTGTTTKLNEPGPSLAGRMDDLAALVADAAGPTPTGPAARWVVLAGSLPPGLPDDALAVLVRAVRARHGDTVRIAVDSSGVPFTALLQSGERIDLVKPNAEELAEVVGGDPEVYEQDLEAAVAAAHRLRAKHVDTVLLTLGSAGAVLVCGEGSHVAAAPRIVARSTVGAGDSSLAGYLLAEVAGATAAERLAQAVATGAAAAALPGSDVPALDHTDPGSVTVRTRHTTQVPAPIA
- a CDS encoding fructose-specific PTS transporter subunit EIIC, whose protein sequence is MSADTTQRLISAELVGLDEDLGATSSDVIRVLADRVAATGRAADGATLAEDAIKREASVGTGVPGGIAIPHARSASVSSPTLAFSRLARKVPFGAPDGDADVVFMIAVPEGADKDHLTVLSTLARALIREDFTAALRAAATPQEVVDLVQREVGGEVAAAGVGGASSASGTTTTTTATTAAMASAPGAAAGAGATGARKVIVGVTACPTGIAHTYMAADALVAAAERAGAEMHVETQGSSQVEPLDPALIARADAVVFAVDVDVRDRNRFAGKPLVSGPVKRGVDEPDAMIAEAIRAADDPHAARVQGGAAIATESNKADEHFGQALKRWLLTGVSYMIPFVAGGGLLIALGFLLSGYAIALPHGDSGQNNAVYTLTNYTLLNLPPEGLDYYLGAAAFQIGGVSLGFLVAALAGYIAYAIADRPGIAPGFVAGSIAVFMNAGFLGGLVGGLIAGAAAYWIGRIPTWRWLRGLMPVVIIPLFASIIASGLMLLVLGGPIAWLMTQLTNWLNSLNGASAILLGVILGLMMAFDLGGPVNKVAYSFAVAGLGAGTATNVVPFEIMAAVMAAGMVPPLALALASTVLYRKGFTKPERENGKAAWLLGASFISEGAIPFAAADPLRVIPASMVGAAITGAISMAAGVTSRAPHGGIFVFFAIGDILMFIVAILAGTVVSALVLVGLKKWVRKSPAAESAAAEQAAVAGETVGQRAPAAA
- a CDS encoding DedA family protein — encoded protein: MTTALTLPPTPPAITTAAGSRPEGTEDLGGLSGFVLQLIDALGEWGVALMLFVETVFPPIPSEVILPLAGFLAGAGQMNLVLVLLLATLGSYLGALVLYWLGAVIGFERTVKLLGRLPLVDEDDFRKAADWFHRHGKSAVFFGRFVPIVRSLISLPAGADRMHLVPFSVFTIIASGIWNSALVLLGAAFGTQYDKVEQYTEWIDRVLYVAIAVVVVTFVVRRIRRVRADRAEQRAATQDGARAGAARGRRRATPAND